From a single Cupriavidus taiwanensis LMG 19424 genomic region:
- a CDS encoding RNA polymerase sigma factor yields the protein MEGFDGQLVALAPRLRRHARGLTGDAALADDLVQDTLERALRYRWRFRLRPGAWWGDGADGLLPWLLTLMHRLRLNALRRKDLVVATDTLPEVSGPAEDPGLRRDLSQALAQLPEPQRAVLLLVSLEQMTYAEAARVLDIPQGTVMSRLARAREQMRRLLDGAAPTRTPTAANPLQRVK from the coding sequence ATGGAAGGGTTTGACGGCCAGCTCGTTGCGCTGGCGCCGCGGCTGCGGCGCCATGCGCGCGGCCTTACCGGCGACGCGGCCCTGGCCGACGACCTGGTGCAGGACACGCTCGAGCGCGCGCTGCGCTACCGCTGGCGCTTCCGCCTGCGCCCCGGCGCCTGGTGGGGCGACGGTGCCGACGGCCTGCTGCCGTGGCTGCTGACGCTGATGCACCGCCTGCGCCTGAACGCCTTGCGCCGCAAGGACCTGGTGGTGGCCACCGATACCCTGCCCGAGGTCAGCGGCCCCGCCGAAGACCCGGGCCTTCGGCGCGACCTGTCGCAGGCGCTGGCGCAACTGCCCGAGCCGCAGCGCGCGGTGCTGCTGCTGGTCAGCCTGGAACAAATGACCTACGCCGAGGCCGCGCGCGTGCTCGACATCCCGCAGGGCACGGTGATGTCGCGGCTGGCGCGGGCACGCGAACAGATGCGGCGGCTGCTCGACGGCGCGGCCCCGACCCGGACTCCCACCGCCGCCAATCCGCTGCAACGGGTGAAATGA
- the cyaY gene encoding iron donor protein CyaY, translating into MPPLSESEFLALATRELDRIEAAVEAAADAADADIEISRTGNVMELEFENGSKIIINSQAPMQELWVAARAGGFHFRRDGERWIDTRNGGELYAALSGYVSEQAGASLSFH; encoded by the coding sequence ATGCCCCCCTTGAGCGAAAGCGAGTTCCTGGCCCTGGCCACGCGCGAGCTGGACCGCATCGAAGCCGCTGTCGAGGCGGCCGCCGACGCGGCCGACGCCGACATTGAAATCAGCCGCACCGGCAACGTGATGGAACTGGAATTCGAGAACGGTTCCAAGATCATCATCAACAGCCAGGCGCCGATGCAGGAACTCTGGGTGGCCGCGCGCGCCGGCGGCTTCCACTTCCGCCGCGACGGCGAGCGCTGGATCGATACGCGCAACGGCGGCGAACTGTACGCGGCGCTGTCGGGCTATGTCAGCGAGCAGGCGGGCGCCAGTCTCAGCTTTCACTGA
- a CDS encoding penicillin-binding protein 1A yields the protein MATAQHKPPHPARRSIWTRLMFWAVGLVVAGAVVLALLLGYALLVAAPNLPSLDTITDYRPKIPLRIYTADNVLIGEFGEERRNFVPIAEIPDVMKKAVLAIEDDRFYEHGGVDFVGVMRAGLANLRGGLSQGASTITMQVARNFFLSSEKTYTRKIYEMLLAYKIEANLSKDQILELYMNQIYLGQRAYGFDSAARVYFGKSVRDVTPAEAAMLAGLPKAPSAYNPVVNPRRAKVRQEYILQRMRDLRYITPEQYEEAVHAELKVRTEGNEFSTHAEYVAEIVRQLMYAQYREETYTRGLTVYTTLTKTDQDAAYEAVRAGIMNYERKHGYRGPEAFIDLPSDPGEREQAIDDALVEHPGSGDLRSAVVTSVSPKQVKATLLSGEVATIEGAALRFIAPSLSANAQPKMKMRPGAVIRVTQDEKNNWSVTQLPEVAAAFVSINPQDGEIRSMVGGFDFNRNKFNRVTQAWRQPGSSFKPFIYSAALEKGFSPATVINDAPLTIGPDTGGQVWEPKNYDGRFEGPMTMRRALAKSKNLVSVRILRAIGTQYAQDYITRFGFEADKHPAYLPMALGSGAVTPLQMAGAYSVFANGGYRVNPYLIQKVVDARGNVISETRPQRAGTDAVRVLDARTAFIADTMLRDVVRYGTANSAKQRLGRNDLAGKTGTTNDAVDAWFAGYTPNLVAIAWMGYDQPKSLGVRETGGGLALPIWVSYMSKALKGVPESPERPAPEGVLMVGGDWTFEENAGGAGVASVGLGDPWPGKPEESTNPPADTEQEKRKILEMFGGA from the coding sequence ATGGCCACAGCACAACACAAGCCGCCCCACCCTGCCCGCCGTTCGATCTGGACGCGGCTCATGTTCTGGGCGGTCGGACTGGTTGTCGCCGGTGCCGTCGTGCTTGCGCTGCTGCTGGGCTACGCGCTGCTGGTGGCCGCGCCCAACCTGCCTTCGCTGGACACCATCACCGACTACCGGCCCAAGATCCCGCTGCGGATCTACACCGCCGACAATGTGCTGATCGGCGAATTCGGCGAGGAGCGGCGCAACTTCGTGCCCATCGCCGAAATTCCGGACGTGATGAAAAAGGCAGTGCTGGCGATCGAGGACGACCGCTTCTACGAGCACGGCGGCGTCGATTTCGTCGGCGTCATGCGTGCCGGCCTGGCCAACCTGCGCGGCGGGCTGTCGCAGGGCGCCTCCACCATCACCATGCAGGTGGCGCGCAACTTCTTCCTGTCCAGCGAGAAGACCTACACCCGCAAGATCTACGAGATGCTGCTGGCGTACAAGATCGAGGCCAACCTGAGCAAGGACCAGATCCTCGAGCTGTACATGAACCAGATCTACCTGGGCCAGCGCGCCTACGGCTTCGACAGCGCCGCGCGCGTCTACTTCGGCAAGTCGGTGCGCGATGTGACACCGGCCGAAGCGGCGATGCTGGCCGGGTTGCCGAAGGCGCCGTCGGCCTACAACCCGGTGGTCAATCCGCGCCGCGCCAAGGTGCGCCAGGAGTACATCCTGCAACGCATGCGCGACCTGCGCTACATCACCCCCGAGCAGTATGAGGAGGCCGTGCACGCGGAGCTGAAGGTGCGCACCGAGGGCAACGAGTTCTCCACGCACGCCGAATACGTGGCCGAGATCGTGCGCCAGCTCATGTACGCGCAGTACCGCGAGGAAACCTACACGCGCGGCCTGACGGTCTACACCACGCTGACCAAGACCGACCAGGACGCCGCCTATGAAGCCGTGCGCGCCGGCATCATGAACTACGAGCGCAAGCACGGCTACCGCGGTCCCGAAGCCTTTATCGACCTGCCTTCCGACCCCGGCGAGCGCGAGCAGGCCATCGACGATGCGCTGGTCGAGCATCCGGGCAGCGGCGACCTGCGCTCGGCGGTGGTCACCAGCGTGTCGCCCAAGCAGGTCAAGGCGACGCTGCTGTCCGGCGAAGTGGCGACCATCGAAGGCGCGGCGCTGCGCTTTATCGCGCCGTCGCTGTCGGCCAACGCGCAGCCCAAGATGAAGATGCGCCCCGGCGCGGTGATTCGCGTGACGCAGGACGAGAAGAACAACTGGTCGGTGACGCAGCTGCCGGAAGTGGCCGCGGCGTTCGTGTCGATCAACCCGCAGGATGGCGAGATCCGCTCGATGGTGGGCGGCTTCGACTTCAACCGCAACAAGTTCAACCGCGTGACCCAGGCCTGGCGGCAGCCTGGGTCCAGCTTCAAGCCTTTCATCTACTCGGCTGCGCTGGAAAAGGGCTTCTCCCCGGCCACGGTGATCAATGACGCGCCGCTGACGATCGGCCCCGATACCGGCGGCCAGGTGTGGGAACCCAAGAACTACGACGGCCGCTTCGAGGGCCCGATGACCATGCGCCGCGCGCTGGCCAAGTCCAAGAACCTGGTTTCGGTGCGGATCCTGCGCGCGATCGGCACGCAGTACGCGCAGGACTACATCACCCGCTTCGGCTTCGAGGCAGACAAGCATCCGGCCTACCTGCCGATGGCGCTGGGCTCGGGCGCGGTGACGCCGCTGCAGATGGCCGGTGCCTATTCGGTATTTGCCAACGGCGGCTACCGCGTCAACCCCTACCTGATCCAGAAGGTGGTCGATGCGCGCGGCAACGTGATCTCTGAAACCCGTCCGCAACGCGCCGGCACCGACGCCGTGCGGGTGCTCGACGCGCGCACGGCCTTTATCGCCGACACCATGCTGCGCGACGTGGTCCGCTACGGCACGGCCAACAGCGCCAAGCAGCGCCTGGGCCGCAATGACCTGGCCGGCAAGACCGGCACCACCAACGACGCGGTCGATGCCTGGTTCGCCGGCTACACCCCCAACCTGGTAGCGATCGCCTGGATGGGCTACGACCAGCCCAAGAGCCTGGGCGTGCGCGAAACCGGCGGCGGCCTGGCCCTGCCGATCTGGGTCAGCTACATGAGCAAGGCACTCAAGGGCGTGCCGGAGTCGCCGGAACGGCCCGCGCCCGAGGGCGTGCTGATGGTGGGCGGCGACTGGACCTTCGAAGAAAACGCCGGCGGCGCCGGCGTGGCGTCGGTGGGCCTGGGCGATCCGTGGCCGGGCAAGCCGGAGGAATCGACAAACCCGCCGGCCGATACCGAGCAAGAGAAACGCAAGATCCTCGAGATGTTCGGCGGCGCCTAA
- a CDS encoding anti-sigma factor family protein — protein sequence MMAGIHEADLHAYADGQLTGARRAAVEAYLAQHPDAAAQVAAWRRQAEALHRSLDPVLNEPVPLAALPPGLHGDQGRTRARDGRRDGTRPRPRWTMALAATCASVALLAVGGTLGWLAHGRLGGSRLVLAPGERFAREALATHAVYAPEMRHPVEVAATEEAHLVAWLSRRLGTALQVPDLRAQGFHLIGGRLGVAEGGPSAILMYEADDGTRLSLQLRRMAQGTPDTGFRVERMTGEGARRRVPGRDPMMAFYWIDRDLGFALAGPLERARLLTLAQVVYQQYQGG from the coding sequence ATGATGGCGGGCATCCACGAAGCCGATCTCCACGCCTATGCCGACGGCCAGCTGACCGGCGCGCGCCGCGCCGCCGTCGAGGCCTACCTCGCGCAGCACCCGGACGCGGCGGCACAGGTGGCTGCCTGGCGCCGGCAGGCCGAGGCGCTGCATCGCTCGCTCGACCCGGTACTCAACGAACCGGTGCCGCTGGCGGCCTTGCCGCCGGGTTTGCACGGCGACCAGGGGCGCACCCGCGCCCGCGACGGCCGGCGCGACGGCACCCGGCCCCGGCCGCGCTGGACCATGGCCCTGGCGGCCACTTGCGCGTCGGTCGCGTTGCTGGCCGTCGGCGGTACGCTGGGGTGGCTGGCGCACGGCCGCCTCGGCGGCAGCAGGCTGGTGCTCGCGCCGGGCGAGCGCTTTGCGCGCGAGGCGCTGGCCACGCATGCGGTCTACGCCCCGGAGATGCGCCACCCGGTGGAAGTCGCCGCGACCGAAGAGGCCCACCTGGTCGCCTGGCTGTCCCGGCGCCTGGGCACGGCCCTGCAGGTGCCCGACCTGCGCGCGCAAGGCTTCCACCTGATCGGGGGCCGGCTGGGCGTGGCCGAGGGCGGCCCGTCGGCGATCCTGATGTATGAAGCCGACGACGGCACGCGACTGTCGCTGCAACTGCGGCGCATGGCGCAGGGCACGCCCGATACCGGCTTCCGCGTCGAGCGCATGACGGGAGAGGGCGCGCGGCGGCGAGTACCGGGCCGCGACCCGATGATGGCGTTCTACTGGATCGACCGCGACCTGGGCTTTGCGCTGGCGGGGCCGCTGGAGCGCGCCCGGCTGCTGACGCTGGCGCAGGTGGTGTACCAGCAATACCAGGGCGGATAG
- the msrQ gene encoding protein-methionine-sulfoxide reductase heme-binding subunit MsrQ: MQGERMATSSSAAAAAVRKPAGLATLAPQRVRALKVLIWVLALLPFVRLLYLGATGQYGANPLEFVTRSTGTWTLVMLCLTLAITPLRRLTGWNWLIRMRRMLGLFAFFYGLQHFLLWIGVDRGFDVAYMIKDVYKRPFITVGFTAFMLMVPLALTSTNGMVRRLGGKRWQALHRLVYAIAVLAILHYWWHKAGKNDFGEVSIYAAVVFVLLGMRLWWRLRKPAAGTRQPAA, translated from the coding sequence ATGCAAGGCGAGCGCATGGCTACCTCTTCCTCTGCCGCCGCGGCCGCCGTGCGCAAGCCGGCAGGCCTGGCGACGCTGGCGCCGCAGCGGGTGCGCGCGCTCAAGGTGCTGATCTGGGTACTGGCGCTGCTGCCGTTCGTGCGGCTGCTGTACCTGGGCGCGACCGGACAGTACGGCGCCAACCCGCTCGAATTCGTCACGCGTTCGACCGGCACCTGGACGCTGGTGATGCTGTGCCTGACGCTGGCGATCACGCCGCTGCGCCGCCTCACCGGCTGGAACTGGCTGATCCGGATGCGGCGCATGCTGGGTTTGTTTGCGTTCTTCTACGGCTTGCAGCACTTCCTGCTGTGGATCGGCGTGGATCGCGGCTTTGACGTGGCCTACATGATCAAGGACGTGTACAAGCGGCCCTTCATCACGGTTGGCTTTACCGCCTTCATGCTGATGGTGCCGCTGGCGCTGACCTCGACCAACGGCATGGTGCGCCGCCTCGGCGGCAAGCGCTGGCAGGCGCTGCACCGGCTGGTCTATGCCATCGCGGTGCTGGCCATCCTGCATTACTGGTGGCACAAGGCGGGCAAGAACGACTTCGGCGAGGTGTCGATCTACGCAGCGGTGGTGTTCGTGCTGCTGGGGATGCGGCTGTGGTGGCGGCTGCGCAAGCCAGCCGCGGGGACGCGCCAGCCCGCCGCGTAG
- the msrP gene encoding protein-methionine-sulfoxide reductase catalytic subunit MsrP, translating into MLIPSPKWLRGGDIAASEITPRHVFESRRRMLALAAAGAAGGTLAPWFARQALAQGQHGARLPATPNNTYVITEKRTPYEEVTTYNNFYEFGTDKSDPARHAGTLRPRPWQVAVEGLVKKPKVYDLDELTKLAPMEERVYRLRCVEGWSMVIPWIGYPLAELIRRVEPQPGAKYVQFITLADKKQMPGISSGVLDWPYSEGLRMDEATHPLALLTFGLYGEVLPNQNGAPVRMVVPWKYGFKSAKSIVKIRFVDKQPPTSWNLAAPQEYGFYSNVNPDVDHPRWSQATERRIGEERGSGFGALFAPKRKTLPFNGYGQQVAALYQGMDLKKFF; encoded by the coding sequence ATGCTGATTCCGTCCCCCAAATGGCTGCGCGGCGGCGACATTGCCGCCAGCGAAATCACCCCTCGCCATGTCTTCGAATCGCGCCGCCGCATGCTGGCGCTGGCCGCTGCCGGTGCCGCCGGCGGCACGCTGGCGCCGTGGTTCGCGCGCCAGGCCCTGGCGCAAGGGCAGCATGGCGCCCGGCTGCCCGCGACGCCCAACAACACCTACGTCATCACCGAAAAGCGCACGCCCTACGAGGAAGTGACCACCTATAACAACTTCTACGAGTTCGGCACCGACAAGTCCGATCCGGCGCGCCACGCCGGCACGCTGCGCCCGCGTCCGTGGCAGGTGGCGGTCGAAGGGCTGGTGAAGAAGCCGAAGGTCTATGACCTCGACGAACTGACCAAACTGGCGCCGATGGAGGAGCGCGTCTACCGGCTGCGCTGCGTCGAGGGCTGGTCGATGGTAATTCCCTGGATCGGCTATCCGCTGGCCGAGCTGATTCGCCGCGTCGAGCCACAGCCCGGGGCGAAGTACGTGCAGTTCATCACGCTGGCTGACAAGAAGCAGATGCCCGGCATCAGCAGCGGCGTGCTCGACTGGCCGTACAGCGAGGGCCTGCGCATGGATGAAGCCACGCATCCGCTGGCGCTGCTGACCTTCGGCCTCTACGGCGAGGTGCTGCCCAACCAGAACGGCGCGCCGGTGCGCATGGTGGTGCCGTGGAAATACGGCTTCAAGAGCGCCAAGTCGATCGTGAAGATCCGCTTTGTCGACAAGCAGCCCCCGACCAGCTGGAACCTGGCCGCGCCGCAGGAGTATGGTTTCTATTCGAACGTGAACCCGGACGTCGACCATCCGCGCTGGAGCCAGGCCACCGAGCGCCGCATCGGCGAAGAGCGCGGCAGCGGCTTTGGCGCGCTGTTCGCGCCCAAGCGCAAGACCCTGCCGTTCAATGGCTATGGCCAGCAGGTGGCAGCGCTGTACCAGGGCATGGACCTGAAGAAGTTCTTCTGA
- the ccsB gene encoding c-type cytochrome biogenesis protein CcsB has protein sequence MRGATRGDTGADEAYLEPSFLRRLNWVDWLFALALAVGAGVALSQYGQWMDGYDKAVLIGAVPTFALLGWHWKPVRLLMVALAVLSLFAIQLYQGQLARADQAFFLKYFLSSQSAILWMSALVFLSTLFYWVGLATRSGTGYSLGSKLCWGAVVLGFTGMLVRWYESYLLGTDIGHIPISNLYEVFVLFTLITSLFYLYYEGRYATRALGPFVMLVVSAAVGFLLWYTVSRNAQEIQPLVPALQSWWMKIHVPANFIGYGTFALAAMVAVAYLLKQRGILAERLPSLELLDDVMYKAIAVGFAFFTIATILGALWAAEAWGGYWSWDPKETWALIVWLNYAAWLHMRLMKGLRGTVAAWWALVGLLVTTFAFLGVNMFLSGLHSYGEL, from the coding sequence ATGCGCGGCGCCACGCGCGGCGACACTGGCGCCGACGAGGCCTACCTCGAACCTTCCTTCTTGCGCCGCCTGAACTGGGTGGACTGGCTGTTCGCGCTGGCGCTGGCCGTGGGCGCCGGCGTGGCGCTGTCGCAATACGGGCAGTGGATGGACGGCTACGACAAGGCGGTGCTGATCGGCGCCGTGCCGACCTTCGCGCTGCTCGGCTGGCACTGGAAGCCGGTGCGGCTGCTGATGGTGGCGCTGGCGGTGCTGTCCCTGTTTGCCATCCAGCTCTACCAGGGCCAGCTCGCGCGCGCCGACCAGGCCTTCTTCCTCAAGTACTTCCTGTCGAGCCAGTCGGCCATCCTGTGGATGAGCGCGCTGGTGTTCCTGTCCACGCTGTTCTACTGGGTCGGGCTGGCGACGCGCTCGGGCACGGGCTACAGCCTGGGCAGCAAGCTGTGCTGGGGCGCGGTGGTGCTGGGCTTCACCGGCATGCTGGTGCGCTGGTACGAGTCCTACCTGCTTGGCACCGACATCGGCCACATCCCGATCTCGAACCTGTACGAAGTCTTCGTGCTGTTCACGCTGATCACCTCGCTGTTCTACCTGTACTACGAAGGCCGTTACGCCACGCGCGCGCTGGGGCCGTTCGTGATGCTGGTGGTGTCGGCCGCGGTCGGCTTCCTGCTGTGGTACACGGTCAGCCGCAACGCCCAGGAGATCCAGCCGCTGGTGCCGGCGCTGCAAAGCTGGTGGATGAAGATCCATGTGCCCGCCAACTTTATCGGCTACGGCACCTTTGCGCTGGCGGCGATGGTCGCGGTGGCCTACCTGCTCAAGCAGCGCGGCATCCTGGCCGAGCGCCTGCCGTCGCTGGAACTGCTCGACGACGTGATGTACAAGGCCATCGCGGTCGGCTTTGCCTTCTTCACCATCGCCACCATCCTGGGTGCACTGTGGGCGGCCGAGGCCTGGGGCGGCTACTGGAGCTGGGATCCCAAGGAAACCTGGGCGCTGATCGTCTGGCTGAACTACGCGGCCTGGCTGCATATGCGGCTGATGAAGGGGCTGCGCGGCACGGTGGCGGCCTGGTGGGCGCTGGTCGGCCTGCTGGTGACGACCTTTGCGTTCCTGGGCGTGAACATGTTCCTGTCGGGGCTGCACAGCTACGGTGAACTCTGA
- the lysA gene encoding diaminopimelate decarboxylase, with amino-acid sequence MTAFFHRQDGALAVEQVPLARIAAEFGTPTYVYSRAALTAAYQAYAAACAGRKAQVQYAMKANSNLAVLQVFARLGAGFDIVSGGELKRVLAAGGDPRKVVFSGVGKSAAEMELALAQDVRCFNVESIPELDRLNEVAGRVGKRARVSLRINPDVDARTHPYISTGLKGNKFGIAFEDVLPTYRAAAALPHLAVTGIDCHIGSQITEVEPYLEALDKVLDVVEALEREGISLEHIDVGGGLGITYTDETPPDITGFATTLLERVAARGHGHREVLFEPGRSLVGNAGVLLTQVEFLKPGAAKNFCIVDAAMNDLARPAMYEAYHRIEPVALRDGAAVTYDIVGPVCESGDWLGRDRALAVQPGDLLAVMSAGAYGFTMSSNYNTRPRAAEVMVDGARVHLVRERELVEDLFRDERLLQD; translated from the coding sequence ATGACCGCATTTTTCCATCGCCAGGACGGCGCGCTTGCCGTCGAGCAGGTGCCGCTGGCGCGCATCGCCGCCGAGTTCGGCACGCCTACCTATGTCTATTCGCGTGCGGCGCTGACCGCCGCGTATCAGGCCTACGCCGCCGCCTGCGCGGGCCGCAAGGCGCAGGTCCAGTACGCGATGAAGGCCAACTCCAACCTGGCGGTGCTGCAGGTGTTCGCCCGCCTCGGCGCGGGCTTCGACATCGTCTCGGGCGGCGAACTCAAACGCGTGCTGGCTGCCGGTGGCGATCCGCGCAAGGTGGTGTTCTCGGGCGTGGGCAAGAGCGCGGCCGAAATGGAGCTGGCGCTGGCGCAGGACGTGCGCTGCTTCAACGTCGAGTCGATCCCCGAGCTGGACCGGCTGAACGAAGTGGCCGGCCGCGTCGGCAAGCGTGCGCGCGTGTCGCTGCGCATCAACCCCGACGTCGACGCCAGGACCCATCCCTATATCTCCACCGGCCTGAAGGGCAACAAGTTCGGCATTGCATTCGAGGACGTGTTGCCGACCTACCGCGCCGCCGCCGCGCTGCCGCACCTGGCGGTGACCGGCATCGACTGCCATATCGGTTCGCAGATCACCGAGGTCGAGCCCTACCTGGAAGCGCTGGACAAGGTGCTGGACGTGGTCGAGGCGCTCGAGCGCGAAGGCATCAGCCTGGAACACATCGACGTGGGCGGCGGCCTGGGCATCACCTACACCGACGAAACCCCGCCGGACATCACCGGCTTCGCCACCACGCTGCTGGAGCGCGTCGCCGCGCGCGGCCACGGCCACCGCGAGGTGCTGTTCGAGCCGGGCCGCTCGCTGGTGGGCAACGCCGGCGTGCTGCTGACGCAGGTGGAATTCCTCAAGCCGGGCGCGGCCAAGAACTTCTGCATCGTCGACGCCGCCATGAACGACCTGGCCCGTCCGGCCATGTACGAGGCCTACCACCGCATCGAGCCGGTGGCGCTGCGCGACGGCGCGGCCGTGACCTACGACATCGTCGGCCCGGTGTGCGAATCCGGTGACTGGCTCGGCCGCGACCGTGCGCTGGCCGTGCAGCCTGGCGACCTGCTGGCGGTGATGTCGGCCGGCGCCTACGGCTTCACCATGAGTTCCAACTACAACACGCGCCCGCGCGCCGCCGAAGTGATGGTCGACGGCGCCAGGGTGCATCTGGTGCGCGAGCGCGAGCTGGTCGAAGACCTGTTCCGCGACGAGCGCCTGCTGCAGGACTGA
- a CDS encoding COG4315 family predicted lipoprotein — protein sequence MASLRRNAAASLVRPGALALGCAAVLLAGCAGMGMGGGSAGNLPPTVKVTDGVLTDPQGLTLYTFDRDTAGSGKSACNGPCATNWPPLMAAPGTSGSGQYTIITRDDGSKQWAYRGQPLYRFAKDAKPGDRTGDNVNNVWHVAKP from the coding sequence ATGGCAAGTCTGCGTCGTAACGCTGCTGCATCCCTGGTTCGTCCCGGCGCGCTCGCGCTCGGCTGCGCGGCCGTCCTGCTCGCCGGTTGTGCCGGCATGGGCATGGGCGGCGGCAGCGCCGGCAATCTGCCGCCCACGGTGAAGGTGACCGATGGCGTGCTGACCGATCCGCAGGGCCTGACGCTGTACACCTTTGACCGCGACACCGCCGGCAGCGGCAAGAGTGCCTGCAATGGCCCCTGCGCCACCAACTGGCCGCCGCTGATGGCGGCCCCGGGCACCAGCGGTTCGGGCCAGTACACCATCATCACACGCGATGACGGCAGCAAGCAGTGGGCCTACCGCGGCCAGCCGCTGTACCGCTTCGCCAAGGACGCCAAGCCGGGCGACCGCACCGGCGACAACGTCAACAACGTCTGGCACGTGGCCAAGCCCTGA